One Plasmodium knowlesi strain H genome assembly, chromosome: 10 genomic window carries:
- a CDS encoding DNA mismatch repair protein MSH6, putative has translation MADFSKSNSSGPVNRKQASILSFFKTQDVKGKKVTGAGGEVPKESKIDADKNGGKELNAAMSTMDKFAANVEMKEEGGNEVERSSETGSTVAKDPSEDKQNGCNTGFSKSDLFSDDNEDVNTNAVKSFVGKNEIKMKESYDKVYGENNEELSTDEDIIVRKKRKIIMDSSSEDVYDGSNEVSQDNGKHPKRKIAPGSEGVGVDGKLSNLVYEANKCIKTEETLFTNEKSSKEIMNINRRKGEDGKKSQELDTLRNKFLSMPICLSNDKFRLYIEQYFLYCNTFEFPKWVQPQYIRDLNLRTPDNADYDSSTIWTPPQDHPWAVEYKQAHYTPGMQQFWKIKSKNFDKIIFFKMGRFYEIFYIDACLMHTICGLNWMGGEQKPHLGFPEQSLHLYAKKVINSGHKVVVIEQMETPKELEQRNKETCGPKDKAIKREINEIYTKGTILHDNMLSSETRYLICFHFDDVEDLDDGVVGICNGGVGSLPGSSSQSERSIRSKCNFGFVVSDIATSYIAVGYCNDDESRIELRTILAQLCPAEILYASKNINKEVLSIFKNIPAEPELTGVSSFPNIIASLDEIRKYFETIPPSLEMHKEQNSVICAFGGFIVYLRSLLLDKKIFRFCKIEHYDLFKRENYMVLDATALKHLEILETQSGETKNSLFDYVNKTCTNFGARNMRRWICSPLLDCTKINERLDVVDFLKKNEHILSLIRLKLKKLPDIERLLNKICIQASQSERGAVFFDNIVNTKLKEFMTFLNAFKEIGSMLIEINSIEKDEEELPKRLFEISNTPDRRSLVKNIQGNYPHIEQITTEFLKKIEFDGDKEYKPAEGCDEAIDQINKKEREVEIELNNILTSMKKKMKISSLKYVHAKYKYEVECPENVPKVFLKDVEITSAKKGFIRFQNDEIKQCVEMLEDIVQEKKDAIYPFFKKIFHLFYAHYEKYVSACRLVSELDCLQAFAFVALNTSFVLTRPILHPMRPNVNVEDGSIEDGNDEDGNVENGNDENGNDDTGEINQRNKSTVSVMGRSADSHGNEPFLILENNIHPVVATLMPNFISNNIYMGCKQENQSTLLLTGPNMGGKSTLLRQTAISVILAQIGAFVPSTYCELTVVDKIFTRLGSSDNLFEGKSTFLVELEDISNMLKQSTKYSLAILDELGRGTSSFDGTAIALSTLEQISDVVKCRCIFSTHYHLLVEEVKHNNNISNYHMSLSIDDQQEKIIFLYKFIKGVCPKSFGIHIAKLAGLPKEIIDLAHEKSTLFENVTDEFCKIIKYKNIVRSLLSAPDDQKLGALFRKYRAEFTS, from the coding sequence atgGCCGATTTCAGCAAGTCCAACTCTTCCGGGCCTGTAAACAGGAAACAGGCGTCAATTCTGAGTTTCTTCAAGACACAGGATGtcaaaggaaagaaggtgaCTGGCGCAGGGGGGGAGGTGCCCAAAGAAAGCAAAATCGATGCAGATAAGAATGGTGGAAAGGAACTGAACGCGGCGATGAGTACGATGGACAAATTTGCAGCCAATGTTGAgatgaaggaggaggggggaaacGAAGTAGAGCGAAGTTCCGAAACGGGTTCCACTGTAGCGAAGGACCCAAGTGAAGATAAGCAAAATGGATGCAACACTGGATTCTCCAAATCGGATTTATTCTCCGATGATAATGAAGATGTCAACACAAACGCGGTTAAAAGTTTCGTGGGAAAGAACGAaatcaaaatgaaggagagcTATGACAAGGTATATGGAGAAAACAACGAGGAGTTGAGCACCGATGAAGACATCATcgtgaggaagaagagaaagattATAATGGATTCATCAAGTGAGGATGTATACGACGGATCTAACGAGGTAAGTCAAGATAATGGAAAGCATCCCAAAAGGAAGATAGCCCCAGGAAGTGAAGGGGTTGGGGTGGATGGGAAGTTAAGCAATCTGGTTTATGAGGCGAATAAGTGTATCAAGACGGAAGAAACACTATTCACGAACGAGAAAAGTTCAAAGGAGATTATGAATATCAACCGTCGAAAGGGAGAAGATGGAAAGAAGTCTCAGGAATTGGATACATTAAGGAACAAATTCCTAAGCATGCCAATATGTTTGTCAAATGATAAATTCAGGCTGTACATAGAACAATACTTCCTGTATTGCAATACCTTTGAATTTCCAAAATGGGTTCAGCCACAATATATTCGTGATTTGAACTTAAGGACCCCAGACAATGCAGACTATGATAGCTCAACTATTTGGACCCCCCCACAAGATCATCCATGGGCAGTGGAGTACAAACAAGCTCACTACACTCCAGGAATGCAACAgttttggaaaataaaatcgaaaaattttgacaaaataatattttttaaaatggggagattttatgaaatattttatatcgATGCTTGTTTGATGCATACCATATGTGGATTGAATTGGATGGGTGGAGAACAGAAGCCTCACTTGGGATTTCCAGAACAATCCCTACATTTGTATGCGAAGAAGGTTATAAACAGTGGGCACAAGGTGGTTGTAATTGAACAGATGGAGACACCAAAGGAATTGGAACAACGTAATAAAGAAACCTGTGGTCCGAAGGATAAAGCTATTAAGAGAGAAATTAATGAAATTTACACAAAGGGGACTATTCTTCATGATAATATGCTCAGTTCAGAGACGAGGTACTTGAtctgttttcattttgatgATGTGGAAGATTTAGATGATGGAGTGGTGGGTATTTGTAATGGAGGCGTAGGAAGTCTGCCAGGTTCTTCATCTCAGAGTGAGCGTTCAATCAGGAGCAAATGCAATTTTGGATTCGTCGTAAGCGACATTGCGACATCCTACATCGCTGTAGGGTACTGTAACGATGATGAGTCACGTATCGAACTGAGAACAATATTGGCGCAACTATGTCCGGCGGAAATTTTATACGCTTCGAAAAATATCAATAAGGAGGTGTTgtctatttttaaaaatattccgGCTGAACCAGAGCTCACAGGTGTGAGTTCCTTTCCGAATATAATTGCTTCTCTAGATGaaataaggaaatattttgaaaCCATTCCCCCAAGTTTAGAAATGCATAAAGAACAGAATAGTGTGATTTGTGCATTTGGGGGGTTCATTGTTTATCTAAGATCACTTTTATTGGACAAGaaaatttttcgtttttgcaAAATCGAACATTATGATCTTTTTAAGAGGGAGAATTATATGGTTCTAGATGCAACTGCATTGAAACATTTGGAAATATTGGAGACTCAATCAGGGGAAACAAAAAACTCTCTTTTTGATTACGTGAACAAAACATGCACTAATTTTGGAGCGAGAAATATGAGGCGTTGGATCTGTAGCCCACTACTGGATTGTACAAAGATAAATGAGCGACTAGACGTTgtagattttttaaaaaagaatgaacatATTTTATCACTAATCAGATTGAAACTAAAGAAGCTACCCGACATAGAGAGACTGTTGAATAAAATTTGTATACAAGCTTCTCAGAGCGAAAGGGGAGCTGTTTTCTTCGACAACATAGTCAATACCAAGTTGAAAGAATTTATGACATTCCTAAACGCCTTCAAAGAAATAGGAAGTATGCTTATCGAAATTAACAGTATTGAAAAAGACGAAGAGGAATTGCCAAAGAGGCTTTTTGAAATAAGTAACACCCCAGATAGGAGAAGTTTagtgaaaaatatacaagGGAATTACCCACATATAGAACAGATAACCACagagtttttaaaaaaaatcgaattcGATGGGGATAAGGAGTACAAACCGGCGGAAGGGTGTGATGAAGCCATTGATCagattaataaaaaagagagggaAGTGGAAATTGAACTCAACAATATTTTAAcaagtatgaaaaaaaagatgaaaatttcttcactGAAATATGTGCATGCGAAATATAAGTACGAGGTGGAGTGCCCGGAGAATGTTCCAAaagtttttttaaaggatGTAGAAATAACGTCAGCTAAGAAAGGATTCATTCGTTTTCAAAATGACGAAATAAAACAATGCGTTGAAATGTTGGAGGATATAGttcaggaaaagaaggatgccATTTATCCGttctttaagaaaatatttcactTGTTCTATGCTCATTATGAGAAATACGTATCTGCATGCAGACTGGTATCCGAGCTAGACTGTCTGCAGGCCTTTGCCTTCGTGGCGCTCAATACATCATTCGTGCTCACACGCCCCATTCTGCACCCGATGCGCCCGAACGTAAACGTCGAAGACGGAAGCATCGAGGACGGAAACGACGAGGACGGAAACGTCGAGAACGGCAACGACGAGAACGGCAACGACGACACTGGAGAGATCAACCAAAGGAACAAGAGCACCGTAAGTGTAATGGGGCGCAGCGCGGATAGCCATGGGAACGAACCCTTTCTCATCCTCGAAAATAATATTCACCCCGTGGTGGCCACGCTCATGCCCAATTTCATCTCTAACAACATATACATGGGTTGCAAACAGGAGAATCAGTCAACGTTGCTCCTGACGGGTCCCAACATGGGTGGAAAAAGCACCCTGCTAAGGCAAACGGCGATATCGGTTATTCTAGCACAGATAGGAGCCTTCGTTCCATCTACCTACTGTGAGTTGACTGTAgttgataaaattttcacacGACTAGGATCTAGTGATAATCTGTTCGAAGGGAAAAGTACCTTCCTCGTGGAGTTGGAAGATATTTCGAACATGTTAAAGCAAAGCACAAAATACAGTTTAGCCATTCTGGACGAACTGGGTAGAGGAACCTCTTCCTTTGATGGCACGGCTATTGCTCTTTCGACGTTGGAACAAATTTCGGATGTCGTAAAATGCAGGTGCATATTCTCCACACATTACCATCTCCTAGTCGAGGAAGTCaaacacaacaacaatatCTCAAACTATCACATGAGCCTAAGTATAGATGATcaacaggaaaaaattattttcctctaTAAATTTATTAAGGGAGTTTGTCCAAAGTCCTTTGGTATTCACATTGCTAAGTTGGCTGGACTCCCCAAAGAAATTATCGACTTAGCACACGAGAAATCTACCCTCTTTGAGAACGTAACGGATGAATTCTGCAAAATTATTAAGTACAAGAATATTGTGCGCTCCCTCCTCAGTGCCCCCGATGACCAAAAATTGGGTGCCCTCTTCCGCAAATACCGAGCAGAGTTCACCTCCTGA
- a CDS encoding actin-like protein, putative codes for MDSYNDILSIVVDLGFENTKIGYAGDENPTNIFSTNVGVPLDLEAKIKNEIYKKCLCTKEEFYQFNLIYPLCYLHALENVKVKPCLYLDSKNHFDVNEDVFEKILFMNVNGGRCVNKLLQRRVKAFIGNKLHKQSDISSEFVDEGNVVDGVMGEETHEGNAIDSESGGGLPNGGEEDEQKSHQLVQSQKQGGEDTEEGITEEEEVKSKEMETLKKWAEENNYFDIDLIENKLIDVNGIRNMINNNNSVACGLNEKIENFPYLFSLPNKRNQQIKAKISELLFEKYKVPALYFNSKSVLTGFAYNKNICSVVDVGSSYTDFSLCNEGNIDDKNYKIYNIGGSTVDYFLEDLLEKHNKEYCIPYYEVYKKNGKVQNYNKDKVHLDYYNKAKYIPLKDLKSYLCEVAHKENEINDAKNMNFNENMNVYILPDGQNINITKFNNIACEIFFTPSLLSNTKLDHHRNNLFLKEEQFEGVSTTLFNMLNRDNLKQKEELLQNVILTGSSTLFDNFNQRFIKEFNQLDIMNNSNLRNFHVLSHGKYDKQYSSWKGGSILSSFKNFNSFFVTRKEYEEFGLDIVNRKC; via the coding sequence ATGGATTCCTACAACGACATCCTGAGCATCGTAGTGGACTTGGGCTTCGAAAACACCAAAATCGGCTACGCCGGGGACGAGAATCCAACGAACATATTTAGCACAAATGTGGGGGTGCCACTTGATCTGGAggccaaaataaaaaacgaaatttATAAGAAATGCCTTTGCACTAAGGAAGAATTCTATCAGTTCAACCTTATTTACCCACTGTGCTATCTGCACGCTTTGGAAAATGTCAAGGTGAAACCGTGTCTCTACCTGGATAGCAAGAACCACTTTGATGTGAACGAAGATGTGTTCGAAAAAATCCTCTTCATGAATGTCAACGGGGGTCGGTGCGTGAATAAGTTGTTGCAGAGGAGGGTCAAGGCATTCATAGGTAATAAGCTGCACAAACAGAGTGATATATCTAGTGAGTTCGTTGATGAGGGAAACGTAGTAGATGGTGTGATGGGTGAAGAAACCCACGAGGGGAATGCGATAGACTCAGAATCGGGGGGGGGTCTCCCAAATGGGGGCGAAGAAGATGAACAGAAATCTCACCAATTGGTACAATCGCAAAAACAGGGTGGAGAAGATACAGAAGAGGGGATCaccgaagaggaagaagtcaAGTCTaaggaaatggaaacacTCAAAAAATGGGCGGAAGAAAACAATTACTTTGACATAGACCTAATTGAAAACAAATTGATTGATGTAAATGGCATAAGGAACATGATAAATAATAACAACAGTGTCGCCTGTGGATTAAATGAGAAGatagaaaattttccatatcTATTTTCACTCCCCAACAAAAGAAACCAACAAATAAAGGCAAAAATATCGGAGCTGTTATTTGAAAAGTACAAAGTGCCCGCCTTGTATTTTAACTCCAAGTCTGTATTAACCGGATTTGCCtacaacaaaaatatttgttcCGTAGTGGACGTAGGGTCTTCGTATACAGATTTCTCCCTGTGCAATGAAGGAAATATAGACgataaaaattacaaaatataCAACATTGGAGGTTCTACTGTAGACTACTTCCTAGAAGATTTGCTAGAAAAACACAACAAAGAATACTGCATTCCGTATTACGaggtttataaaaaaaatggcaaggtCCAAAATTATAATAAGGATAAAGTACACCTGGATTATTACAACAAAGCTAAGTATATTCCGCTGAAAGATTTAAAGAGTTATTTATGTGAAGTAGCTCATAAggagaatgaaataaatgatgcaaaaaatatgaattttaatgaaaatatgaatgtaTACATTTTGCCTGATGGGCAAAATATTAACATTACGAAATTTAATAATATAGCttgtgaaatattttttactccCTCATTATTAAGTAACACAAAATTGGATCATCATAGAAATAATTtattcttaaaggaagaacaatttGAAGGAGTTTCCACCACTCTTTTTAATATGCTTAATAGGGATAACCTAAAGCAGAAGGAGGAGTTGTTACAGAATGTTATTTTGACTGGCTCCTCAACTTTGTTTGATAATTTTAACCAGAGATTTATTAAAGAATTCAACCAACTGGATATTATGAACAATTCCAATTTACGAAACTTCCATGTGCTCAGCCATGGGAAGTACGATAAGCAGTATTCTTCATGGAAAGGGGGGAGTATCCTGTCTTCCTTCAAAAATTTcaactccttttttgttactAGGAAGGAATATGAAGAATTCGGGTTGGACATCGTTAACCGGAAGTGCTAA
- a CDS encoding UDP-N-acetylglucosamine transporter, putative codes for MEGTQSALRNRLQFRSGHQVKNHVTNGTTSRNGRPSEEGMSPPQVENTFIKITLFVILIVHTLLIYITIKIMKMEKINHKLKEESIIFLTEIMKLIISTFFYLRENKFNLTSVRENITDTLTKKRSYVLSLTVPTIMYYFQNIFFYISMSSISIPLFQLLYQFRILVVVIFTYILLKRRIKISQLISIVFLFLSLVCLKDYDLGNDAHSRGTWNPLPSEDNNLGDLRGILLYNMKTKSLKKSTQFDFSTASRTLKKRKIFLNMLKRNSCHHFKLDPDPGSEKNGYDIENYSRKISTDGAKIDMESCKVRNTTSGFTIPFENPSQMEHTPSNLMKPKKTTRNNIIIGVLTTFLATFTSGFSSVFLESLYLKYRYSFWFQNMCLAFFTIILSLCTNHLDISSVFRRLFPGGEAAKELVMKENIVTEEQRPTGAPSQGEEQPDNGPPENGVTLFFFKHFNSLREFLYVALLIILNSVGGIITSVYIKHVGSFSRFFVTPFSLLFNIYISSIYFKDFCFTMNYFISLVFVSFSLFFYFKGHF; via the coding sequence ATGGAGGGAACGCAATCAGCACTGAGGAACAGACTGCAATTTAGGAGTGGGCATCAAGTGAAAAATCATGTGACAAATGGAACAACAAGCAGAAATGGAAGGCCCAGCGAGGAGGGGATGAGCCCTCCCCAAGTGGAAAACACCTTCATTAAAATAACCCTGTTCGTAATACTCATAGTACACACACTGCTCATCTATATTAccataaaaattatgaagatggaaaaaataaaccacaaactgaaagaagaaagtatCATTTTTCTCACAGAAATAATGAAGCTGATAATTTCCACCTTCTTTTATCTACGCGAGAATAAATTCAATCTAACATCTGTGCGAGAAAACATCACGGACACACTGACCAAGAAGAGAAGTTACGTTCTCTCCCTAACCGTCCCGACCATCATGTactattttcaaaatatatttttttatatctccATGTCGAGCATTTCTATCCCCTTGTTCCAGCTACTCTACCAGTTTAGGATCCTCGTGGTGGTTATTTTCACTTATATCCTTCTCAAGcgcagaataaaaatatcacaGCTTATTTCTATCGTGTTCCTGTTCCTCTCCTTGGTCTGTCTGAAGGATTACGACTTAGGGAATGACGCACACAGTAGAGGAACCTGGAACCCTCTTCCGTCAGAAGACAACAACTTGGGGGATCTCAGAGGAATTTTACTCTACAACATGAAGACCAAATCTCTGAAAAAGAGTACACAATTCGACTTCTCCACTGCTTCAagaacattaaaaaaaaggaaaatatttttaaatatgttgAAAAGAAATTCGTGCCACCACTTCAAATTGGACCCTGATCCAGGTTCCGAGAAAAATGGCTATGATATAGAAAATTATTCCAGGAAAATCTCGACAGACGGGGCTAAAATTGACATGGAATCATGTAAGGTCAGAAATACAACAAGCGGTTTTACCATTCCATTTGAGAATCCATCCCAGATGGAGCACACACCGAGTAACCTCATGAAGCCGAAGAAAACTACCCGAAATAACATCATAATAGGTGTCCTGACAACCTTCTTGGCAACCTTCACCAGTGGGTTCTCCAGCGTTTTCCTCGAATCACTGTACCTCAAATATAGATACTCCTTCTGGTTTCAGAATATGTGCCTTGCGTTTTTTACTATCATTTTGAGTCTCTGTACTAACCACCTGGACATATCATCAGTCTTTAGGAGGCTTTTCCCCGGGGGCGAAGCTGCGAAGGAATTGGTCATGAAGGAAAACATCGTAACGGAAGAACAACGCCCTACTGGTGCACCCTCTCAAGGGGAGGAACAACCAGATAATGGGCCTCCAGAAAACGGAGTgactcttttctttttcaaacatTTTAACTCGCTTAGGGAGTTTTTATACGTTGCCTTGTTGATAATACTAAACAGCGTCGGGGGTATCATAACTTCCGTGTATATCAAACACGTGGGGAGCTTTTCCCGCTTCTTTGTCACTCCATTCAGTTTGTtgtttaatatatatatatcctccatttattttaaagaTTTTTGCTTTACTATGAATTACTTCATTTCGCTTgtgtttgtttctttctctttgtttttttacttcaaGGGACACTTTTAG